The Pantoea eucalypti sequence AAAGCGGTCAGCAGGCTATGCATGTTTTCATGCCAGGACGCCGAATCCCGAATCTTCGCAACCCCTTCCGGGGATAAAATCTTAGACACAGTCATTTTTGTCATCCTCAGCCAATCATGACCACGCCACCTTTGACCTGGGTCATGCCGCTTCCTTTGATCGTGACCATTGCACCACCCAGTTCTGCCGTGGCTGTCCCTTCAATTTTGATGGTGGTGCCGCTCAGCGTTATTCCGGCCGGGGTAATGGAGATTTTGCTGCTGCCCACTTTCAGCTCAACCGCCTGGGTTGACTCGATAACACAGCGCTTATCTGCCTTTATTGTGCTGCCTCCCCCGGATATGCTGAGTGAATGGCTTCCGTCTTTCAGATTTTGCTGCAGGTGACCATTAATTTTCAGGCTGTAATTCCCCTGCTGCAGACCCAGCGCCATGTTTCCCTGTTGAAGGAGGGTGTTAAAATCTCCCTGTTCCAGGGTCAGGTTACAATTTCCCTGATGCAGAATGAGCGCATCGTTTCCTTTGGTGATTTCCGTGGAGCGATCAGAGCCGATGGTCTCTTTAACCGCAGAAGTAACGGCCGTCGTCAGATTATTTTTGACCACCACATCCATATCTTTTTGGGCGACGAGAGTTAGCTTTTCTTCTCCTTTTTTGTCGTCAAAACGGAGCTGATGCCCCTCTTCCACTGAACCATTGAGAGAACTTCTTGATACAAATCCCGCCTGTTCTTTCTCACCGGGCAGGTTAAGCAAAGGAAGGTTCCTGCCGTTGGAGACGGTGCCGGTAACAAGCGGATTGTCAGGATTGCCGAGCAGGAAACTAACCACCACCTCACTGCCGATGCGGGGGATGAACATGGCACCGAAGCGCGCGCCGCTCCAGGGCTGAGATACCCTGACCCAGCAGGAACTGCTGTCATCATTCTTATTTTCGCTGTCCCAGGGGAACTGTATTTTTATGCGGCCGTACTCATCCGTATGCACATCTTCAGAGGCAGGACCGACCACAGTCGCCGTAAGTACTCCGGGTATGTCAGGTACGGGCGTGACACACTCAGGCCGCCACACTCTGGCGGTATCAAAAACTGACGCGTTACACTTAAAATCGGGTAAACCATCATCCAGGTTGCTGACAGCCTGAAATGTCAGGGAATGCATAATATATTCGCCTGCCTGATCAGGCAGCGACGTGAGACAGAACGTCTCGCCGCAACTTAGCCACCATGCCTGAATGCGGGCATGCGCATAGCGGGTCTGCGCTTCAAGCTGCTCCATTTTCAGCCGTGCAGCGCTTTGCAGCGTCTCCCGGTCACTCAGGTCATACGCATCAACGAAACTGATCCCCTGAGCACTGTATTCCAGGTTATTACACAGACATTCGCCCTCTGCGGTAGCCGCCTGTTCGAAACTGAACGCTTTATAATGAACAGAAGACACTGCCAGACTTACACGGGATGACCAGCTCGAAATGCCGCCATCCTCACCCTTTCCCGCTTCAGGCTGATAGGCCAGCTCAGGTGTTATTGCACGGTAGTGACCGGATGGATGATCGGCCAGGACAAGCGTATGTCGATCTTTGGTCTGGCAGAAGAAATAGTAAATTCCTTCCTGCTCAAGAAGTCGGCTGATAAAATCAAAGTCCGATTCACGGTATTGAATACAGTATTCATGCGGTGCATAACTGCCATGTAACCGCAGGTCAATATCGGTGATGTTATTCCCGCGTAACAAACGACACACCAGGTCGGGTACCGTTATATTCTGATATACGGACAGATTACGGCCCATTTTCAGCAGAGCCAGGCGAGGCTGTAACCGTGCGTGCCAGGTACAGATCCCCCTGTCATCGCTTTCTTCTTCCATTTCTGTTACGACCCCCTGCACATAACGCGAGCGCTGTCCTGAACCAACATGGCAGGCAAGTTCCTCACCCAGCAAACTCGCCGTTTCTGACGATGTCAGTGTTGAACGAAAGCGGATTGTGAAGTCGTACGGCGCAGACAACTGTTCTTTACCTTCCAGGGACAACAGAACCAGAGACGATGCAGACTGTCCGACAAAACGGATAAAGCGATTTTCCTGACCTGATAACATTTATTTATTCCTGTTCACGGCACACGGGTAAATAAACACGATGAAAACCTGGTCCGGGCTGCCCGAGACAAAGATCCACACCGAGACATCCCCCCGGGACGCCGTGGCGATCATGTTTTGTAATTATTTCGACCGAGAATGCCAGTCCGGGACCAACATATTCGCGAATGCGTTTTAACAGGTCGGCATAGAATTTTCCGCCAGGCAGATACTGTGGCGCATGACTTAATGGCAACGGGCCCAATTCCACTGTAAAGCCGGAAGCCCTGTCTCTGCGCATCTGACCCAGCATAGGGGCCTGTCCCAGAGTCAGCCTGACATGACCAAGATGACAACACTGCTCAGAAGGAACCTTCAGCCATCCTCCGGTGAAAGAACGCACTCGGGCGGGAACGGAAAAAAGGTTTTCCAGCCATGTTTCAAGGTTCAGGGCTGACCGCACAGGGTGCATAAAAAGACCTGCGAAGGCTTCATTCTGAAGCGCAGGAGCAGACTGCATGACGCCAGCCAGCCCCAGCAACGCCTCGCTGAGAGGGCGTTGACTGTTCAACTCATACGAGGCGTAATAGTGATATTTAAGCCAGGCCAGATAACGCAGGGCATGCAATCTGTTATTAAAGATATCAATAAATGCTTTCGCCGTTTTATCACCGTATCGGTAATAGCGCTCCAGCATCCATTCTGTATACGTCGTGGGTAGTGCTCCCAGAGCACCCGTCATTCCATACATCAGAACCTCAACCTGCCATACTCCCTCTTCCGTTCTGATAATTTGACCCACTTCGCCTGCTGGAGCGTCAAGTGAAAGAGGCGATACAAAACTGATATCACTGGTCAGCGATTTTGTTCCGTTACTCTCAGGTCGTTCCTTCAGGCGCCGCAACATCAGGCGAACCTGCTGGAAAAAGTTATATCGGCTGAAAATCGTACTTAAATCCACGACAGCCTCCCGCTCCGCACAGGCCACACTCGCCGGCTTTCCTGATGAAATTCGATGCAGGTTACGACCTGTGAAAAGCTGTTTACTGGTGCATAAAGCGAAAGAAAGTGCTCAATAAAACGACAGAATAGAAAATACTCAGGTTCTTCTGCGGCGGAACTTTGGAAAGTCACACAGATCTCAACCCCACGCGCCATTGACAGGGGATCGTTGCTCACCAGACGAGCGGTCACAGGTGTTACAACGACATGTTTGATTAATCCGATCAGCTGCTGAATAGCGGGATTATCATTAATGTTATATAGCGCAAATGTTTCTTTAAGGACCTGAACCCCGTTATCGCCGCTGATGAGCATATGATTGAGGGATAAATGCGAGATGAGCCGCCAGCGTGAAGCCTGTTTTACCTGCTGAGAGACGGTTCGCGTGGGCCGCGTGAGTGCCGTAATGGTCACTCCCGCTACTGCCAGATCCGACTCGAAATCCCCTTCAGGATTACCATTGCGTATGCTGGAGGGTATATCCCGGTCATAGCAGGTCAGTTCTATATTAATCAAGTCATTCTTCGGCGTCAGAGGCTTTTCACCGCGGTCGGAAAAAGCAATAAACAGGCGGTTTGCAGGGCCACTTTCATCAACGGTTTCACGCTGCATACACTGCCAGTATGTCCCCTGCTCTCCCCCTGTAACGGAATGCGACAGACCAAACAGCGGCGCGATATCCCTTGTGCTGATTTCATTACCCGTTTTGTGCGTGGCACAAACGCGGTTCACTGACCATATTCCTATAGCATCACCATGACGGATATCGGGTCTCACAGGATATTCCGCAGTATCATCGTGCGGAACCAGAGGTTCAGCGCGCATTGGAAAAAGGTTTACTGCCGGCGTACAGTGCAGCCGGAAAAAATGTCGGTCAACCGAGCAAGCAATTTTATCCAGCATTGCAACCATCGCGCACTGGCGAAAACGCAGCCTGAACAACATGACCTCATTCGATGTCACAGTGAGTCCTGCGGGCAGGCTGAAATCAATAAAATGGAACTTCTGAGGGAAATAAAAATAATCCTGAAGCAGAGCATAGACCGGTGATATACGGGGATCGCATTCGAGAATACTCTCTGCACGGTTAAATCCCACGACCTGAATATCAGATTCAGAAAGTAAATAATGCTTTTCTCCGCAAACCAGTGAAAAGGCTTCAATCTCATCATTTATCAGTGTGTAAAGTATATTCACTGCCAGACTGCTGCCATTAAGATAAAAGCGCAGTGAGGGTGAATTCAGGATTGCTCCCGGCCAGACCTGAAGCCGTAATTCCAGTTGCCAGCGCAGAGTGCTGTTATCAAACCTGAGACTTGTTTCCTCAAGCGTCATGGGCTCCATAATGACCGGGTAAAGCGTCCTGAAATGGCAGACATGCTCCTCTGATTGTCGGGTATAGAGCATTGTCCCGGCCTCAACCTCACAGCCAGTGGTCAGTCCGCTGATTCTTTTGTCAGGCTGCATCTGTACAATACATACCGACGGGTACGGCCGGAGAAACTGAGGAGCCAGAACGGTCAGCAGAGCTTCGGTTACTTCAGGCATATCCTCATCCAGACGCTGCTGAATTTGCGCAGTAACAAGTGCAAAAGACTCGATGATCCGCTCAACGTGCGGATCCTCGGACAGTCCATCTGACATGCCAAGACGTCGGGCAACCTTCGGAAAATGACGGGAAAACCGTTTTCCGTATTTTCTGAGATAGCTCAACTCATTCTGATAATAAGAAAGCAACTTCTTTGACAGCATGTCAGAAACCACTGTTAACGTAATGAGAAATGGCTGAGGACGTCATCCCATTCCAGATAAAAACGGATGGGAGCATTATTTTTTTCAGCCTCAATAATAAAGGAACTGCATCCATAACTTTCGTTTCCGGCGGACACCATGACGTCTTTTAAACGCGGTTCGAAAAGCTGAAGCGCATGTAAAATGCGGGATTCAAGAATAATATTTCTATCACTTCTGGATATCCCTCCCGGAAACACATCGCTGATACCGTAGTTAATGACCGACTGACATATTTCAGGCATGTCTGAAACGTGGTAGTGCCGAGGCCTGGATGAGAGCAGCATCAATAGCTCCGCTGCGAGCACCCCGTCATCCGAAATAATTTCCGGGATTTCATCCTGGGCGACAGGATTATCATCAGACAGCAGCTGTAAAAGCATAATGTTCCCATAAGCAGCACGCTATAAAGCGCGCTGCCGCTTAACTTAAAGTTTGGTATTAGTGACTTGATTCCAGCCAACAGGACCCTGTTTACTGGTTGAACCTTCAGACGTAATCATACTGGTCTGGAACTTAACCGAGCCAAATACCATGGCAAGCTGCTCATCAGGTATACCGTTTGAATTATGCAGGCTGATGTTATGGCTGGTAAAAATGCAATTCTCAAATTCCCAGCGGCAAATTTCATTATCTTTATTGTCAGTTTTGACGTTCAGCGCAATAATCACTTTTTTAACGTTGGTTCCCTGCGCAACCATATCAACCAGTTGGGTTGATGTGGCATCCAGCGCCTTCGCAATAGAAATATCTTCAAAATGCACGCCGCTGCTATTCAGTTGCCCACTGCCATTATCAATACTGGCCTGGCTATGCACGCCCATTGATGCATGACCGATAGCAATCCACTGTTTATACTGTTTATCAGTTACAATTCCTTTTACACCGTCGATTTGCATAAATAGATTACTTGCACTGGACATATCTTCTCCTGGTTATAATACGTTTTTTATCAGCCTGCCGATGCAGGTAATTCAGCTACAAGCCGAAGCGACATCGTCAGTCCCTCAAGCTGGAAGTGAGGCCTCAGATAGGCCACGGCACGATAGCTTCCGGGACATCCCGGGACATCCACTACCTCAATCCGGGCTTCGCGCAGCGGATGGCTGGCCTTAATATGCAGGCCGACATTGTCAGAGCCCACCACATATTGATTAATCCAGTTTTGCAGGAAGTTCTGACATTCTGTTCTGGACATAAAACTGCCGACTTTATCCCGCACAATCGATTTAAGGTAATGAGCAAACCTTGATGTGGTCATAATGTACTGCAGCTGGTTTGATAACCGCGCATTCGCGTTTGCAAGGTTGGAGTCATATTTCCGCGGTTTATTTGCCGACTGCACAGCGAAAAAGGCGGCATAATCCGTTCCTTTGCAGTACACCAGAGGAATGAACCCGAGGTCTGCTAACTCTTTTTCACGGCGGTCGGAGATAGCCACTTCCGTTGGACACTGCAATACCTTCTCGCCGGTATGCGAAATGTAGTTATACACCGGCATCGACTTCACCAGACCACCACCTTCAACACCGCGAATAGCCGCACACCATCCATGATCTTCAAAAGCAGAAATCATTCGGCCGGCCAGTTCATAGGCGGCATTGATCCACAGATAGCTGGCTCCCTCACGGCTCTCGTCGATTTTCTCTTCGAAATTGAACATCTCTACTGGTGTTGTTTTGGCACCATAAGGCAGGCGACCTATAACCCGGGGAAGTGTGAGTCCAACGTAGCGGGCGTCGTCGCTCTGTCGGAAAGAACGCCAGCGGATATAGTCTGACGTGTCAAAAAGCTTGCCGAGATCCCGGGGACGCGGCATCTCCTGAAAGTTATTCATACCAAACATGCCGGCATCCGCTGCCGTGAGGAAAGGGGCGTGAGCCGCCGCCGCAACATGAGAAATCTGCTCCAGCAGATATAAATCTTCCGGCATGGCGTCGAATTCAAAATCGCCCACAAATGCGGAGTACGGCTCTCCACCAAAAGTGCCGTATTCGCTCTCATAGACGCTTTTGAACAGGACTGACTGGTCAAAATCAGAGGCAGATTTAAAATCGCGGATCAGCTCTTTTTTGGTACAATTCAACACCCGGACTTTCGTGTTTTCCGTAACGCTGCTCTGAACCAGCTTCTGCAGACCCCGCCACGAAGATTCCATTTTCTGAAACGCTGGCGCCTGCATGATTTTGCTGATCTGCGCCGAAAGAAGGGCATCAATGACTGTGATGCGCTCCTCAATGCTACCCACCAGGTCATTACTTACAACAACAGCGCCTGTTGCCACCTCACTGAGGAAACTGTCAAGCTGAGACCTCAGCTTGCTGCGATCAGACTCACGCCTGATAGCCTGGGTATTGTCAATTATCTGATCAAGGTAATCGGCACTGACCGCCTCTGTGACTGCAGCCTGCATTTCCTCAGCACTCATTCTGCCTCTTCTCCCACATTATCAACTTTCGTTTCTGAAGGCTGATTGGCCAGCAGTTCCGCCAGTTGTTCTTTCAGGCGATCATTACTGGCTGTACGGTTGCGTAAATCACTCAGTTGCTCCCGCAGCTCAAGTAGTTTTTTCAGAGGCTCCACCTGTAGAGCTATATTTTCAGGAGCGAAATCCTCAATAGAATTGAAACGCAGTGCGACCGACAGCTTTCCATCGTCATTATTCAGTTCATTATCAACCAGCATTTCGATTTCAGGCTTCATGCCCTGCATCACTTCATTAAAATTGTCTTTATCAATCTGAACAAAGCGTCGCTCACGAAGGGGCTTTTTTTCATCCGAAAATTCGCCCATCACACCAATAACCAGTGGCAACTCTTTCTGGGTTTCCGCGCCACCAACTTCAACGTCATAGGTAATATGCACGCGTGGCGGCCGGGCCTTGCCCAGTTTACTTTGGGTTTCTGACATGAATTAAACTCACAGACATTAAGATCTCAAGAGAAAATTAGATTTTTAATATTTAAAAAATCCGCTCAGTTCACCAGCAAAATCGGTAGCAAGCTAAAAACAGCCCCATAGAAAAGACAATGGAATTTGGTGACATCTCAAATAAGTTGAATTCGGCGTATTAACCTCGCTTTTGAATTTTACCCACGCTCAGTGTTGACGTTCATAATCCTCGCTGTCACTTTGCTCTGGTTTATTAACATGATCAGATTCCTGAAGAGGACATTTGGTTCCACTGCAGTGGGTGTCCCAGCATGTATTAGTTCTCTGACATTTATCATGCCCGCAAGCCAGAGGATAAAATTAAACAGATAACTTTAATAGCTCACTTCGCCCTGAAAAAGCATGTTAACGTCAAAACCTTCACCTATCGTATTAAGCGAAGCAATTTCACACTGCGAGCAAGAATAAAAGGAATAATTAAAAAAATCACCTGCTTATTACCTTCCTTTAAACGCCCTAATAAAAAACCAGCCATCCACCCAAAAAATCATTATTACCAGCCGGATCCATATTATGTAATTTCATTCATCATCTCGTTAATGCGAAACTAATGTAACTAAATTTTTTTCCTGACACCACCTTTAAGTTCAGGAACCTTAAACAAAGACACAATCAAAAATGAACCAACTTTAAATTAATGTTAAATAAAGGTTGGCGCATCACTCACTGAAGAACAGCTTTCGAGCATGTATAATCAGATTACACAGAAAAAATGACCAGCAACAAAGAATTGAAAATCATACAACATGAAAAGAATATGTTATTTTTACAGCCAGCTCCTGAATAAAAATGAACAAAATCACCTTAAAAAATATTCGTATATTTTAAAAAATAGTTTTAACCCCTGATTATAATAGCTTCTGCCTTATAAATTTATGCAGGCTACATATTGATGGTGTGTTGACCGAAATCCTGAGTACGGTTAGCAGCTGATGAGACTTCCGGTATACAGCCTGTGGCAGAGCTCCCGGGCCAAAACACCGGCTTCTGTCTCGCGGAGAATACTGAAGATTGGTGTGCAGGAAAAATACTTCTCCAAAGGATCTTCTCCAGTGACTTATGAATACATCACTATTCATGGTCAGCAGGTCAGCAGGTCAGCAGGTCAGCAGGTCAGCAGGTCAGCAGGTCAGCAGGTCAATCATCGATAAATTGCTCAGCATTGCAAAACTTGCACACCTCAATTTGTGCTCCCATACAGCTCCAGCTATTTTAGGATCTGAAAATCACGTTTAGTGAGACCACGTTTTTACAGAGGTACTGTTATGGACAACTACTGGGACACAAAAAGACTCTCAAACTACTTTCTGACGATGGCAAATCTTGAAGCTAATCATTTAGTTAACATAGCTACTTCACTTTCTCAATTTCACCTCAAGGATGCTCTTGTAAAACTGAAATTCCAGGAGGAGGTGCGCGAGTTCGCTCGTTTACAGATCCATACCATTCGTACTTCAAATTCTGACGATCAGTGTCAGGAGTGCATTCAGAATCTTAAGCAGGAAAGTCAGCATCTCAAGATTCAGGACAGAATGCTTAGGACCGGTGAAGCTGTCGTATCGTCTTCCGTGCAGTTTTATCATGACCATGAAAAGGTCATTGGATATGTCATCAATGGGATCGGCGTGGTGTTAAGTGGCTTGCAAATCGTGGCTGGTGTCGGTCTGATTGTAGGTTCTGTCACTACAGGTAATATTTTAGGTGTTGTAGCGGGTTCGACCCTGGTGATGAATGGAGTGGGATCAGGGATTGAGAGCATAGGAAAACTCAGCGGTGTGCCTCACCCATCGAACCCAATAAGAGATAAATATGAAGATGTTGCAGATTTTTTTGGTTTTGATAAGCGACTCGGCTTGTTAGCCTATCAGGTAGTTGATTTGACAACATCATACTATGGCATTTTCAAACTGACTTTAAAGCCAGAAGCATGGCGGCTATACAAATATCTGCCAACAGACTATTACCGCAAGGTTCAGGTTATGAGTAAACCAGCACTTGCCTTAAAAGGCGCTGGAGCAGCCTATAAGGGGGCTGGAGTAGGTTTGAACCTATACCAAATGCAAAATAGCCCTGCACAAAACTAACCTCTGGTTTTTCTGATAAACCTGTTAGCTTTCCAGGAGAGGTTCAGAGGAGTCACAAAATAGACCACAAGAAATGCAAACGTCAGAACAATAATATATGGAATGGCATTTGAAGCATCCGCATTGAAAATGCCATCCAGTCCAATCAGTAGCAAAATAACAAGAGCAATGACACCGCCCCAGAAGCGTTTACTCAAATCAATAACGAGGCTTTGTAGTGTATCTTTTTTTGATTCGTCTTTTTTAATGATGCTCTTGAGCTTACCGATATCTTTAGCAGAGAAGCCGTTATTATAGAGTTCTTGCTCAAATTCGTTCATCTGATTCATCCTGAATAACGTTGCGATACGTGCGAAATATAGCACAGTGAACGAGACACATGCTAACCAACCTGCTTACCTGGCCAGCACTGGTATCAACGTTTCCTCACCTCAGAAGGCTCTGCCTGAACATCATATCCATGCAATTGCGCATGATATTAAAATGCTATATGCAAAAAACAGCATGCACAATAAGCAGATCGTAAGCACAGAAAAATACTAACCTATCCAAACAGCCATGCGAGTAATGCGGGCAATTCGTTTTTTGAACATAAATAAGAGTAAAATGTTGAGGTATCAAACTGACAATAGAGAAAAAAGAGTCTCAGTATGCAAAAAATAGGAGAGAATTTGGTACGCCCTACAGGATTCGAACCTGTGACCTACGGCTTAGAAGGCCGGTGCTCTATCCAACTGAGCTAAGGGCGCATGGAGATGGCACGGATTATACGTCGGGAAGCGGGTACGTCAACGTTTTTGCCGTTTCCCCGCAGCGAAGTGCTGCGGGAATAACCAATTGGCGTCAGTGACGACTGCGCCATTCGCTGAGCGACACGAGTTTACTGCTGCCGG is a genomic window containing:
- a CDS encoding GPW/gp25 family protein, coding for MLLQLLSDDNPVAQDEIPEIISDDGVLAAELLMLLSSRPRHYHVSDMPEICQSVINYGISDVFPGGISRSDRNIILESRILHALQLFEPRLKDVMVSAGNESYGCSSFIIEAEKNNAPIRFYLEWDDVLSHFSLR
- the tssC gene encoding type VI secretion system contractile sheath large subunit; protein product: MSAEEMQAAVTEAVSADYLDQIIDNTQAIRRESDRSKLRSQLDSFLSEVATGAVVVSNDLVGSIEERITVIDALLSAQISKIMQAPAFQKMESSWRGLQKLVQSSVTENTKVRVLNCTKKELIRDFKSASDFDQSVLFKSVYESEYGTFGGEPYSAFVGDFEFDAMPEDLYLLEQISHVAAAAHAPFLTAADAGMFGMNNFQEMPRPRDLGKLFDTSDYIRWRSFRQSDDARYVGLTLPRVIGRLPYGAKTTPVEMFNFEEKIDESREGASYLWINAAYELAGRMISAFEDHGWCAAIRGVEGGGLVKSMPVYNYISHTGEKVLQCPTEVAISDRREKELADLGFIPLVYCKGTDYAAFFAVQSANKPRKYDSNLANANARLSNQLQYIMTTSRFAHYLKSIVRDKVGSFMSRTECQNFLQNWINQYVVGSDNVGLHIKASHPLREARIEVVDVPGCPGSYRAVAYLRPHFQLEGLTMSLRLVAELPASAG
- the tssB gene encoding type VI secretion system contractile sheath small subunit; this encodes MSETQSKLGKARPPRVHITYDVEVGGAETQKELPLVIGVMGEFSDEKKPLRERRFVQIDKDNFNEVMQGMKPEIEMLVDNELNNDDGKLSVALRFNSIEDFAPENIALQVEPLKKLLELREQLSDLRNRTASNDRLKEQLAELLANQPSETKVDNVGEEAE
- the tssF gene encoding type VI secretion system baseplate subunit TssF, translating into MLSKKLLSYYQNELSYLRKYGKRFSRHFPKVARRLGMSDGLSEDPHVERIIESFALVTAQIQQRLDEDMPEVTEALLTVLAPQFLRPYPSVCIVQMQPDKRISGLTTGCEVEAGTMLYTRQSEEHVCHFRTLYPVIMEPMTLEETSLRFDNSTLRWQLELRLQVWPGAILNSPSLRFYLNGSSLAVNILYTLINDEIEAFSLVCGEKHYLLSESDIQVVGFNRAESILECDPRISPVYALLQDYFYFPQKFHFIDFSLPAGLTVTSNEVMLFRLRFRQCAMVAMLDKIACSVDRHFFRLHCTPAVNLFPMRAEPLVPHDDTAEYPVRPDIRHGDAIGIWSVNRVCATHKTGNEISTRDIAPLFGLSHSVTGGEQGTYWQCMQRETVDESGPANRLFIAFSDRGEKPLTPKNDLINIELTCYDRDIPSSIRNGNPEGDFESDLAVAGVTITALTRPTRTVSQQVKQASRWRLISHLSLNHMLISGDNGVQVLKETFALYNINDNPAIQQLIGLIKHVVVTPVTARLVSNDPLSMARGVEICVTFQSSAAEEPEYFLFCRFIEHFLSLYAPVNSFSQVVTCIEFHQESRRVWPVRSGRLSWI
- a CDS encoding DUF4225 domain-containing protein, giving the protein MDNYWDTKRLSNYFLTMANLEANHLVNIATSLSQFHLKDALVKLKFQEEVREFARLQIHTIRTSNSDDQCQECIQNLKQESQHLKIQDRMLRTGEAVVSSSVQFYHDHEKVIGYVINGIGVVLSGLQIVAGVGLIVGSVTTGNILGVVAGSTLVMNGVGSGIESIGKLSGVPHPSNPIRDKYEDVADFFGFDKRLGLLAYQVVDLTTSYYGIFKLTLKPEAWRLYKYLPTDYYRKVQVMSKPALALKGAGAAYKGAGVGLNLYQMQNSPAQN
- a CDS encoding Hcp family type VI secretion system effector, with the protein product MSSASNLFMQIDGVKGIVTDKQYKQWIAIGHASMGVHSQASIDNGSGQLNSSGVHFEDISIAKALDATSTQLVDMVAQGTNVKKVIIALNVKTDNKDNEICRWEFENCIFTSHNISLHNSNGIPDEQLAMVFGSVKFQTSMITSEGSTSKQGPVGWNQVTNTKL
- a CDS encoding type VI secretion system Vgr family protein, with translation MLSGQENRFIRFVGQSASSLVLLSLEGKEQLSAPYDFTIRFRSTLTSSETASLLGEELACHVGSGQRSRYVQGVVTEMEEESDDRGICTWHARLQPRLALLKMGRNLSVYQNITVPDLVCRLLRGNNITDIDLRLHGSYAPHEYCIQYRESDFDFISRLLEQEGIYYFFCQTKDRHTLVLADHPSGHYRAITPELAYQPEAGKGEDGGISSWSSRVSLAVSSVHYKAFSFEQAATAEGECLCNNLEYSAQGISFVDAYDLSDRETLQSAARLKMEQLEAQTRYAHARIQAWWLSCGETFCLTSLPDQAGEYIMHSLTFQAVSNLDDGLPDFKCNASVFDTARVWRPECVTPVPDIPGVLTATVVGPASEDVHTDEYGRIKIQFPWDSENKNDDSSSCWVRVSQPWSGARFGAMFIPRIGSEVVVSFLLGNPDNPLVTGTVSNGRNLPLLNLPGEKEQAGFVSRSSLNGSVEEGHQLRFDDKKGEEKLTLVAQKDMDVVVKNNLTTAVTSAVKETIGSDRSTEITKGNDALILHQGNCNLTLEQGDFNTLLQQGNMALGLQQGNYSLKINGHLQQNLKDGSHSLSISGGGSTIKADKRCVIESTQAVELKVGSSKISITPAGITLSGTTIKIEGTATAELGGAMVTIKGSGMTQVKGGVVMIG
- the tssG gene encoding type VI secretion system baseplate subunit TssG, with protein sequence MDLSTIFSRYNFFQQVRLMLRRLKERPESNGTKSLTSDISFVSPLSLDAPAGEVGQIIRTEEGVWQVEVLMYGMTGALGALPTTYTEWMLERYYRYGDKTAKAFIDIFNNRLHALRYLAWLKYHYYASYELNSQRPLSEALLGLAGVMQSAPALQNEAFAGLFMHPVRSALNLETWLENLFSVPARVRSFTGGWLKVPSEQCCHLGHVRLTLGQAPMLGQMRRDRASGFTVELGPLPLSHAPQYLPGGKFYADLLKRIREYVGPGLAFSVEIITKHDRHGVPGGCLGVDLCLGQPGPGFHRVYLPVCREQE